In Papaver somniferum cultivar HN1 chromosome 9, ASM357369v1, whole genome shotgun sequence, the genomic stretch CCGCCAACAGTATCCGGAAAACTTTTTGTATTAGGCAAGTTCCCTCTGGGAAACTTACTTCGTGGATTGGTGGAAGCTGAGCCCTTTGATTCTCTCTTGCGTGATGAACTCTCTGCCATAGCAGCTGCAACTCTAGACGAGTGATCATTGCCACTCATTTGATGAGATGAGAAGGCGGGTGAATCTAGAAGTAGTGAGGCATCTGGAAGTTTCTCGATAGGACGTGTTAATGACTGTGAAGAACTTTCGGGTGGTTGGTGTGACGAAGTAATCGATCTCCTACATCAAACATATCTTATGaatatcagaaaattcagaagccaGCAAGCGATGAAAAAAAACAAGACTGGTTCCTGCTTCTGTGTCCACTTAAACGAAGAAACAATAGAAAAAAACAACCCATATTAGAATACTGGCCCTTTATGCCCCTTAGAGAATGTCAGGTCCTCTAACTAGCAGAACATGTATGACGAGATAGTCACCCCTAGGATTACAAACACAGATTGCTATTTATTAATAGTTGTATCCAACTCAGCAAAGTGGCCAAGTTGCCAACTTTAAGGCTGTTGAACTCGCAAAATCCAGATCTCAATTCTAATTTCTGATTCCCTGGATGTGACTTCACATATAATGATAAATTGATCTACAAAAAGAATCCACAAATCAAGCAGTGAAATTAGGTAGAATTCAAAGTCGGCAAGAGTTTTGGTGCACAAAAGTGATACTCTCTCCAACCACTAACCTGTATCAAGTCTTTAGTATAGAGGATCCTAGAACACTTTTGAAACTTGAGATAACCCTCAGAATGACTGAACATTATACTATATCCAAATCCAAAGATGTGTTCCTCAAAAATCCACTTGTTTGGATTCTTCCCCAGCTAACCAAGAGATCTTGGCGGAACTGAGCGCAATTTTTGAGAAGAAACAAAATTAAGCCAAACACTTCAATTTCTTCATCATTCAAACAGCACAAAGAGAAGTTCATCTACACTCCTGATATTGCTCAGCACAAAGTTATCACTTCACACTGGTAAATACTAGATAGCATATCTACTAATCTTATTTGGAAAAACAAACAACACTCATGGTATAAATCAGGTATACCCACTTACGCATGCAAACACTAATCTCATTGTAGCAGAGTATGATGTACGACATCAAAACAGCTATCCTCGGATATGTTTGTTGTTTAACCACCCTAGCCTTTTTCTTCTTTGTCTAATGATGCATATTAGGTCAGTTTCTCAGTTAAAGTTGAGGTAGCAGTCGCGGTTGTACTTTTTCAAACACCCAAATGAATTTTCATATAATATAGAAGTACAAGTGAGTAGCCTCCGCCATCTGCGGTGAAAGCAAGTTTTAGGTTCATCTTCCATCACCTTCTTCTTATGGTCAATCGCATATTGGTACAATTACTAAGCTGGGACTTGGTTATAATTTATTATTCCAATTCCACAATATCAGTTTCAGATATCTAGTTATAGGCATGGCACTATAAACAACACATAATGGGCCGAAATATATTCTTATACTCAAGTATACTAGTCTAAAAGTGACCAATTTGCAGCTATCTTTGGTGACATATCtagttcaaaattcaaattcgTGGTGGTGTTAACAGTATTATTATCCAATAGTTACTATATGTTCCTAGGCAAGATGAGAACCGTCAACAACGTTATGTACCTGTTAATAATTGCTTCTTTCTATTAAGAAAGAAATCCACAAACCCTAAATAATGGTGTAATACAGTTTTTCCAAaataaattgattaatttgggatattttcaaaataaaaaacaatgataatgaataaaaataattatacatGGGCAAAGATGAAACAAGTAAGACAttaaacaaaaaccctaattcaatttaACCTCTGCTAAACTAATGATAATAAAACTAAAGAGAAGGAGAATGTTTACTGGTTATGATGATGAGCTTCAAGAACAGTAGAAGGCTGAGAGTTTCCATCTTCTGCTACGTCGTGTTGTTTATCTTTAATATTTCCATCTTCATCATCTGAACTGGAAGCATAATCAACCAGCGacatctttcttcttctcctctcttctctctctctctctgaaagCCCGGTACGTCTAATCGGGATACGCAGTAAATGGATCAAATTCGTGCGTCGGGTACTAGCATGTAAAATAGGTGAGCCATTTGATATGCAAAATATGAGGCAGCACCCCAGCAGTGGTCCAGGTTCTTGACATATACTCcgtccgtcccaaattagatgagctagttgtagtttgcacaattcttaaagcAATGAGGATTACTATAATCTGGCTCAGAATAATCAACATTTTCCGGAATGACCACAATACTAGCCAAAGTAGCAGAACTTGCTCTAATACGCTTGCGAAGATCAGTTCTGGGATTAATTTTCCTTTTGATATTTGAAAGAGCATCATGCTCAGTAACAATAGAGACTATTTCTTCTCTAGAAATACTAGTCTTCTAAGTAGGAGTAGCAGCAGTTTTGAATCTTCTGTCGAGTTAGAAGTACGAATTGGACCCGCATTGACCAGATCGGGAGTCGGATTCGAATCAACAGATTATTAATCTGATTGGAGATTTGCTTTAGGATAACTGGAAGACCATTGACCACAGGAATGAGGTGTTGAGTTTGAATAATATCCATGTCAGGAATATTTAGAGTAGTTAATCTGTTACCAAAAGAGcccatattaagtttatttttcaaaaactcatgaTCAAAAACTTTACCATTTTGAGTGACTACAACTGCTTTGCCTCTTTCTTTATCATCTCGATTAAGAGTATCAATCTGAGTCTCTAGAATAACTTCTGCTTGGGTCATTATAGATTCACCCAAAACCATTGTTGGAGTAGAGTCAGAAAGATGATCTGGAGGTGGTGGAGGCATCATGAGTTTTGGAACTCTTGGTAAAGTATATTTGGACCAGATGAACCTGCTTCTTTTATAATCTTCTATTTAGATAAACAGTTAGGACAAACTGCATCTTTGTGATCGATGATACGACAAGAGTAACAAAAAATTCTTGGTATCCTAATATATCTATATTCGGTGAGAAAGGGATCAATTCTTCCTCTAGTAACCAGAGGATGCCTGCTGGTAGAGCATGTTAAACAGAGATACGAACATAGACTTTAACATTCTTTAGAAGGTGGTTCCCATAAGGTTTTTTTGCTTCAATGATTTCTCCAAGTTTGAGAGTAATTCTTTTAAGATCTTAAAATTCAGTACACTCTTTAGGAACATTACACAAGATTAGCCACATTAACTCTTCTGTAAATGAAATCTGGTGGTGGCCAACCAGTAAGAGGAACAACTTTATGAACAATTAGAAAACCACAAGAGAACCAAGGGCGTTGATAATTAACCCTATTGAAATCATTTTATGCTAAAAATCTGATAAACACCTTCTTTCTTAAGCTACTGAATGTTGTAACTGTTAGAGGTTGAGCAAGAGGCCATTGGTAACAGATGTGATATCTGATAGAGGGTGTAGCAACAAGAGTTGACATAACCAACCTTACACCATTTCCAGTTGTTATCATTTTCAGCTAACACAACTGCTTATTTGTTAATAAAAATTGGTTCAGTAAGACTAAAGAAAAGATTTGTAGGTAAGGTTAATTTTTTCGCCATTTGAGAGGAAATATTTTGGATACCACAACTGTGGATTTAGGAGCATCAGTAGTATTAGAGCTCTCcatataaataaaataaccaagagAGATGAAGAGGAATGAACTAGAATATGTGTTGAAATGAGTGGTTAGGGAAAGCTTATACACATATATCTGGAAATGATAATGCCAATAGATAGTAGAGCATGTGTTATGATAAATACATAACACAGATATCTCCAGGTGGAAAGAGATCTTGTTCTGTATAGGAGACTGAACCTCAAAATGGGAAAGGTTTGATAGTTGAACTTGGTCGCTGCAGATAAAGGGGAATAAAATAGATGAAAGTCTTGGAATTATTTTGTCATGACTAGGATGAAAGACTCTGTTGGTTCGCAAGGTTTTCACTTTACTATCACAGTTCATAAGATCATGACAGAAAGGAGCATCTTTATTTTAGGATTAAGACCTTAGAATTAACCTCTTCACAAGACACCAGTTCTTTGGATcacgtagaactaaagaaaacaaaaaacaagatgCACGAAACAGAAGCAAAGACACAATATTTAACGCGGTTCGGCAATatgcctacgtccacaaacggctacgatcaactcttattatagaACAAATTTACAGAGAATTAAACCTTAACGATTGATGAATCAATCAACAAACTATGACCAGCATAATGTTGTTCACAAACCCCAAACAATTCTCTATGAACAAaacgttctaaaccctaaaattctctagttatgagaactctttTCTAAATTGTGTTGTGTGTGTTTCCCTAGGACTTATacgcctatttatataggttacaaacttgtcttccaagtatatgagttatattaggaaacctaaacataactaagaaaggaaaccttgagtttaactaaatCAGGAAACCTCTAGCTATACCGAAATAAGGAAACACCTAGACAAGTCTAGAATATTCTAGAATCTTCTTAAAACATCGACAACTTCTAACACTTTGATCACATGAGTTTGGTGTAAAAGATACAATAAGACAACCCTACTAATGATAAACTTTTGATAGCGTATCATGACGTAAAGCACGTACATGATCACCTCACCAATTGTGGTTGTTGAATAATAATTGTCTTTGTTTTTTCCACAACTAGGTTGGTGTTGTCTCCAAGTACTTCCAAATATGATAAATATAGAACGGGTAAGTTTAATGGTAGTATGAAATAGAAATTGGGAGGGAGAAAATTGGATTTGTATGTTGGTCTGAAATTTGGTTACATTTTGTTTAGCAGAAGTATTATTGTATTAGGCTAGCCAAAGGTAAAGAatggattttgaaatttttgGTGGTAGTCCATATGACATGATATTTGATCAAATGCATATCTGATACACTCCAACTAGCAATAGTGCCTCTTAACAGGTGTTGTCTGTTTCTAGATCTGACAAAATCAAAGATTCCAATTAATACCCAAATAAACTTATCTGAACTAGGTGGTCTACCAATGCACCTTTTAATGGAAATTCTGAAGCGATTTAAGGCAAATGAAATGTCTagaattaggttttgaaaatagGTTTTTAGGGAGTAATGATGATTCTGGAGAAGGTGCTCATGGCCTTGAATAGGCGTGAACTGCCAAGAGACATGACATTTCATCGAACGCCAAAAATTGTTATTAATAACATTTTTGAAAAGTTATAAAAAGGGGTTAGAGAAAAGATATCTAAACCACggaagatgaaaccaaaaatagAAAAAACAATTAACAGGTCAATTTTATTTTGAAATGGCAAATCAAAGAGAAAATTCCGGTGGTGCTGAACAAAGTTCTGGCACCTATAGTTTCGCCAAAAAAGTAGTCTTGTCCCTTGAAACAATATGGTGGACTTCCATAATTCTGGTGGTGCGTAGATAGATTTGTTATGAGTTTTGAAAAATTATATAGAAGAAGAGGTAAATCGAAGAGCCGAGTATGAGAGATAGTTGAGCATGCATTTTACTTTTCATACTATCCGCTTGTAAGTTTTCAACTAACCATGTGAAACAATATGGTGGACTTCCATAATTCCGCATTTCTAGGAGCTATTCACACTTCTACAAAAAGTGTAATTGCGTAAAAAGCGGGGCTGTCATTATGTACAGAGATCATTAGATTATCATCAAAGGTTGGTTGTTTATTTGTGAGCATATGTAACAACTTCTCAGCTGAAATATTAGCAGCAGAGACATCTTGACTATAAAAGTGCAGTTGCCTTCGCCACTTTAACAAACCAAGAAATTGCCATGAATGAACCCCGCAAAAAAAATGTTGGGACTTGGATACCTCAGTGAGTATTTTATTTCTTATAGACCTTTCATGTAAAGTGTAAAAGTCTCTATCTCATAACCTTCCATGCAAGTATAAAAGTCCCAGTCAAGCCTGATCATGGTTTATGTATAAACtggttttggaaacaaaatttggatTGCAATGTAATATGATTTCATAAATAAATTTCATTAATGAAATTAACCTTTTACCGTAGTTTACATTAAGTTTCGATTTCTGATCCATTAGCTTTTGTGATTCTATTCCTAAAATTCGCCGTACCATCATGGCACGGGTTATCCACTAGTCCTCTATAAAAGGTGCTTATCTCTACGATTGCTGGTATAATAGTGCAAAAACTAAAAAGTaatccctccgtcccaaattagatgagctagttgtagtttgcacaattcttaaggcaggGAGGAAAggggagtatgtttaagtatttttttacaattatacccttatggataataactaatAAAACTTACAGGGATTTACTCAGTaaatactttttctgatttccagAGACTTTAATAGATTTCCAAAGTATTGTATTACTGGTTGTATACTTTAGAAAACTCCTTGTAAGTATATGTTACTCGTTATATACTTGTAAAATCTCGTTCAAAGTTTGTGTTACTCGTTATAAATAAGAAAATTTAAAGACTTTGCATACTTACCAATTTTTAAGACTTTGAATGATATTTATATGTATTTTTGCCTTAGAGAAAGTCTTGCAAAATATGAAAGATTTTGGGAGACTTCTACAAAAATTTAAAACTTCATTAttatcttttacttttttttgatattatttgtttttttttcaagttGATGCACGAGCTTGCATGTATACTCTAGATCCAtttctctctctctatttttTAATTATATCCTAAATGCGATATATGTGATACATATGATACGATCAATCttttttggttttgttatttttgttgaaATGAAAATTTCTGTTAATGGCTAAAGTGTATACATTATGATTGCTACTCAATTTAATTTGCAATCAACGTTTTTCAAGAATTGTTTTTGGTAGGATAAATATTATTGAATTCTACAAATATCGAGATTTGTCATGCTTGATTTTTATACAATTCTCTAGAAATCTTGTTTTCATAACGTTTTAGAACTCTACAAATCTCTATAAGAATTAGGCCGACTCTACAAAACTCTGCAAGTATTTTTCCAACTCTGTAGAACTCtccaaaaaattattatttttcatgactctttttaaatctatacaaatctagaaaagtatttattgagtaaacccccGTATTTATCTCTTAAATTGTACCACGATTTTTCGTAAATTTTAATaccgttgaaaaacattttaaaacatctaCGTTACGAATAAAAACATGactacatatttcttatagtaacaataactAATTAAAATGGTGATTTTAGAAATATCCACTTGATTAAAGAAATAGCTCATCTAttttgggacaaaatttaaaaccaactagttcatctaatttgggacggagggagtacttgtTATGAAGGAAACACTTGCAATCATTGTTCTTTTCACCAAAGTCTGCCAGGCAGCAGAAAAAACACATGGACATTCTTGATTTGTTTTCTTCAGCAATTTGTTAGATGGGTGTTGTTGGACTACTGCTTAAGCGTACTGAAATTCTTCAAGAAGTACATGCAAGCTCAATGAGAGACTCACGTTCTAATTTCTGAGATGCATTTTTAGGAAAAGAACATGGTTTCACAAGACCATAAAAGATGCAAAAAAGGGAAAATGGGTGCTTGGCCCTTGAAATCCCTGGGCTTACATCATGAAAGCTCCCCAGAATTCTGTTTTCACAAGTTCGAAAAACATGGATGTGTATagaattaagaagaaaaaagataTAGAATATCTCCatctttccatgaatttgaaTTTGACAAAGATTCCGGCTCTAATAGCTAATGAGACAAATGGAATAGCtaattaagaagaaaaaagataTAGAATATTTCCatctttccatgaatttgaaTTTGACAAAGATTCCGGCTCTAATAGCTAATGAGACATCTTAATCTAATCAGGATCTACTATCGATCAATACGTTATATATGGACCCAAAAAATTAAATGGAAAGAAATCCAACCAGGTTTTCGCTGAAAATATGAAATATGATAAGCAACCCAATTGTTGTCAAAATCTTCCTTCTAGAAACTTCAGCTTGTACCTCCTTGCCGCTAACTTCTTCGTGATGTAACAAAATTTGAATAAATGTTGAAGGTGGAGAGTGCTTCATTTACTTAAAACGCCGCTTTGTTTCTCCATAAACAATTACACCAATAACTGTCAGGGAGTATCCAGCTATTCCAATAAAAGTGACAGGATTGCGGAACAGAAGTATCGAGATGACAACAGCCACGGCACCCTTTGCATTTCCCAGCACCTGGTGGCACCAATAGAGAAATAGAAACAAATGTGAGATACTAACCacatattgtgaaattttcctcttGTAATCCCAATTATGTTTGTACATTGGAGCTAAGATAATAATACTTAATCACccacaaacctaaaatcaaattttattttaccATGAGAAGGACACATTATGTAAAAACACCTATCGTTTTTGCGGTTTATGAAAGTTTAACATGGTCTATCAACTTAAGATTAATTATAAACATCCGGATAGTAAAGGATACACAAATCAAACGGAAGGGATATAGCACCTGCAGTGTTAATGCACTTGTATGCTTGGTCACCAAAAAGTTGGACAAGTTCGCAGCGTATGCCATTACAGAGTTCACTAAGAGAAGTAGCCACATGAACTTATGCTTTCTCCCAAGCAAGAAAATGGTATCCAACATGTTAGGTTCCATTAGTATTGTTGCAGGCAATAGAACAAGAACAGCAATAGGAGACATGTACAGCATCAAATTCATGGAGTTCAACTTTTCCCTGCAAAAACAATTGAATGTTACACTGAACAACTTAAAAATGATGCTATAACAAAGCAGTAGGACTTGAAAAGGAAGAACTTCACCAAAACACAAGTGCACAAGTCTATTTGGTAAGCGTTTAGAATTCAAAAATCATCCAATGTTTATAAATGAGGTCAAAAGAATTCCGAACAACTATCTGCAGTCTACAGTTTTCGACGTGTTCAACATTCAAGGGTTCTAACTTCTAACCCACCTAACCATGTCTGTTTGATTTTGGGTTTGAGACAGATCAAATATAAGGGTATTTGATCTCGCAAGCAGCTTTCATAATAGTTATCTCCTTGATGCATCCATGCTCTTACACATTTAATTTAGCCCATAAGCGGACATCTCGATACGCCTAATACAAGGCAGAACTTGTTTCTTTTTGAAATGAAGCATAAAAAAGTCGAGTAAGCATATCAACAACCGGACAGAATTTTAAT encodes the following:
- the LOC113308917 gene encoding uncharacterized protein LOC113308917, with protein sequence MSLVDYASSSDDEDGNIKDKQHDVAEDGNSQPSTVLEAHHHNQRSITSSHQPPESSSQSLTRPIEKLPDASLLLDSPAFSSHQMSGNDHSSRVAAAMAESSSRKRESKGSASTNPRSKFPRGNLPNTKSFPDTVGGVLVPPQLKGRSNVVTEDIGKLFVKTKKTC